A stretch of DNA from Xyrauchen texanus isolate HMW12.3.18 chromosome 36, RBS_HiC_50CHRs, whole genome shotgun sequence:
CTCACCCCAGCCGCGCAATGCACCAGGACGGCACCACGTTTGCGGCCAACGCTGTGGATCTTATCAGCCACACTGTCAAAATAAAGTGAGATCGGAGAATGAGGCATGTCGGCCAGTGGCACCTTTACATACTCCATGTGCGGCCAGTTGAAGTTGGGCAGCTCGATGGTGGCGTTTACCACGCAGGTGATTCCTTTGGACAGGAGGAGACTGCGGTTCGACGCCACATTCCCACGGCCAAGGAACAAGGAAGGGGTGATCTGGGCGATGCCACCCAACAGGCTGCTGGTCTCGGGCACCAGTCGAGGCACAGCTGTGGGCATCACTGAACTgcggtgatgatgatgatggtggtggaaGAACCCATGACTTCGGGAACCCATAGAGGAGTGCAGACAGTAGACAGAGAAACAGAAACCTTGAGGAGGCGCCAGGATCTCTTTCAGTTCTCCTTGGTCATCTTAATGCACCTGATGATATCACACAGACCATCGGACATATCTAAAACAAACCAAGAGGAACACAAGTTAATTTGAA
This window harbors:
- the LOC127629692 gene encoding dual specificity protein phosphatase 14-like; the encoded protein is MGSRSHGFFHHHHHHHRSSVMPTAVPRLVPETSSLLGGIAQITPSLFLGRGNVASNRSLLLSKGITCVVNATIELPNFNWPHMEYVKVPLADMPHSPISLYFDSVADKIHSVGRKRGAVLVHCAAGVSRSASLCLAYLMKYHRVSLAEAHAWVKARRPVIRPNGGFWRQLIDYERKLFGRNSVKMIQTPYGVMPDVYERDRRNLAPYWGL